Within the Glycine soja cultivar W05 chromosome 3, ASM419377v2, whole genome shotgun sequence genome, the region CATGTAGAAGCAAACTTTGGTTgtgctttttttattattataattataatattataatattataatatttaaagggCAAAGTTGTATGCTTAGTAATTTAGccaatttcttttcattctctttttactctaaccaaacaattaaaaagaaattatttttttccttttgtaattCCATAAATCCAAACAATACATAAGAGTAACTGAGGCACCTTTGGCTTAGGACAATTTTAAGGTAGCCTTGTTGCAAGGTTTGGAGGGAGAAATGTTGAAAATTCTTATGTAAAGATGAAAGATTTGAAGCAAACAGGGACTGTTGATGACTGTATAGAAGCTTTTATATTCTTGTCTTCCTAATAGGAAATTGCTAGAGGACCAATACTTGGGTTATTTTGTAGAAGACTTGTTACAACTTAACATTAAACGGAAACTACAGAGTGGCAGAGATAAAGCTTGGCATTCCCATTGGTGGAAGGACCTTAGAAGACTTTATAATCAGCCTGATTTCCACAATATCCACCAGAATATGGTATGGAAGGTTGATTATGGGGGCAAAATCAAATTTTGGCAAGATTCTTGGCTGAGTGAGGGCTGTAAGCATTTCAAAAAACGATTCTTGGTAATATGGAAGGAAGGttagtttattaataatattcatattttttccttccaaaaaaaaaagaatgtagtCTTTAAGCATTTCAAAGAAAGACTCTCAGAGCAGAACCCTTGCAGACCAACCCTGGATGGGATTCAGTTTTCTTCTCTTGGCCAAGGGCAGAAGGAAAGCCTTGTTGCTAGATTCTCTGAAGTGGAAATCAAGTCTGCAGTTGGGGCTTGTGATGGAGATAAAAGCCCTGGCCCAGATGGTTTGAACTTCAACTTTATCAAGCAGTTTTGGGAAATTCTAAAACCTGATTTCATCAGGTTCTTCGATGAGTTCTTCATTAATGGCATATTCCCCAAAGGAAGCAATGCATCCTTCATAGCCCTTATCCCCAAGATCATTAACCCTCAATCTCTTAATGATTATAGACCTTATTTTTTGGAACTACAACTATAGCTAATGTTAGAGTCTTCAATCTATCCTGAGAATTTTTTAGTTGGCTTTAGGGCTCAAGATCAACTATGCTAAAAGTCAATTTGGGTGCTAGGATAAATCTGTGGCTTGGTGCAGGGAAGCAACTAACTTTCCTAATTGTGGCCAGCtggattttcctttttcttacctTGGAATTCCAGTGGGGTCGACCTCTAAAAGCTGGAATGTTTGGCAGCCTCTCATCAGCAAGTTTGAAACTAAACTAGCAAAATGGAAGCAGAGATGCCTATCTATGGGAGGTAGGATATCCCTCATCAATTCTGTCTTAACAACCCTTCCTATTTACCTATTGTCTTTCTTTAAAATTCCTAAAAAGTGGTGCATAAGGTAGTATCTATCCAGAGGAAGTTTTTATGGGGAGGAGACTCTGAGGCAGCCAAGATTGCCTGGGTTAATTGGGACTCTGTGTGTCTTTCCAAGAACAAAGGAGGGCTCGGGATTAAAGACCTATCCAACTTTAATGAAGCCTTGCTTGCTAAATGGGGGTGGGAATTGGCAAACAATCAGAATCAGCTCTGGGCTAGAGTCTTGATATCCAAATATGGAGGGTGGAATGCACTATGTTAAGGCAGGGATAGTGCACATTTCTCTCATTGGGCTATATTTTTGTAGTTGGGTTTGGCAGAATCTGCCTTTgtaattatctattattttcagtacacctagtactgaaGCTTTATTAATACTATCTGATTTTTgcagtgcaaaaaaaaacactaactaAAAAATGGATTAAAGAGGGGGACAACAACAGCTTCTATTTCCATAAACTAATCAATTACAGCAGGAGGACAAGGGGTTATGGACTGGTGGTTGAAGGACAAGGGGTTCCAGCAACTAGTGGAGCAGCAATGGGGCAACTAGTGGACCACAATTTTgccttgtatttttttaatcctctcTTCATTACACCtagtattatattatatataatactactgatttttgctgtgcaaaaaaaaaaaaaaaaccatacaagaacaaaaaatgctATTCAAGAAATTGAGGCAGCTACCAGATTTTTAGAACATACAACAAAGATTCATATTCATCCATATTCAGTACATTGCTGGAAATGGAGAGCAGAACCTAATGGATACACAACAAGAAGCGCATACATTTTGATGCAAGTAGAAGCAACTGAGGAAAATAGTGAGCAGAACCTAATGGATACACAGCTTTCCAAGCAACACTACTTGCATTCCAAACCTTAGCTAGTAGTAGTAACTAATTAATAAACTAACTagcaatctataagaacaaagaGCACAAACACCATGTACGCGGAAGCACAAACTTACAATGAAGACATGAAGCTTACCTCGAACACAACATCGACAATGCCAGCGAGATTGTACCTCAGGTGAAATGTACCTCAGCTGACCACAAACACCACATACTACTAGTCAAATGTACCTTAGGTGACAACCAATTCGCCAATCCTTGCACCAGAAACCAAAAAAGGTCCTTAGCTTAACCACGAGTTCCAGAAATAGACCTAGCATGGTCACGCTCTTCAATTCAATAGAACAACACAGGTAGATGAAGCGTACCTGTCACGGTCTTCAGTGCAATGGAGAACAACAACCTTCGATGTTAACAGTGCAATGGAGAAGAGAGCACGAAAGGGTtcacagagaagaagaaagcGCGAGAGGGTAAACGGAGAAGAAGGGAGCGCGAGCGAAATAGGTCGCgtcaaatacaatttaaaatgtaagtttaacatcgattttcaataaaacaccgatgttaacaaattgatgtcaacgttaacattggttttattcaaaaaaccaatgttaagtgattatatgttaacatcggttttctgaaaatcgatgttaacgaatcgactataacatcggtttttttatcaaaatcgatgttaacgaagcgacgttaacatcgattttatgaaaaccgatgttaacgtcgcttcgttaacatcggttttcttgaaaatcgatgttagagtcacttcgttaacatcgattttcataaaaccgatgttaagaaatacacattatttacaattatgccaccacatttacgttaacatcggttgacaaaaccgatgttaatccgTCGATGTTAAATCAgcattttctagtagtgagagCTGCTATGTAGCACGAATACCACCGTTGAGGCAGCATGTTACCCAGCTCTTCTCTTTgccgaatatatatatatgcgtgAGTATGATCTACCTATAATGATTATCTACACCCAACCCATATGCCTTTGGTAAGTTTGGTATAGTTACAGAATAAAAAGATGCATACTTTATGAGAATTCAAGATGAAGTAATACTAATTTTCTCAGAAAAATTCTATTCTTCTGAGAAATGTTAAGAATAAATCTTCTAAGATGCCTTTTTAAGTAAACATTATATTAGTCAAAATCTTAtgagttttatattttgtttaatgaatctcttatgttttttttattaattttaattaataatataagcatattaaaaaaatacttttaaagagGTGTTTTAttaattctctttttatttataatttttataacttttccTTGTAGTATGAggaatataagaaaatattataagaatGTATTTGGAAGAtgtgaaaacaaaaagaaaatgaaaaagtaaaaaaatatgtttcattcttctatttatgtttaaaacatcgaaaaaaaacttaaaatttatgtgagatattttttttttgttctcacTTTCCTTAAACcaaatacatgaaaaataaaaataattataaaaatacattgtaacaataaattaattattttctaaccTCCACCAATGCCATACTCTATTGTCATAGAATAAAATGTGGTTGGCATATGTAGGTCAAGAATTGAGAAATCTGAGCATCCAAATCCAAGTGAAGACGAATTCAAAGTGGTTTCCTAGACTACTACATTAAATTAGCAATTAGCGCACACAATTCTATGCACATAATAACATCTACAATTTCCCATAATTTTAAACCATAAGAACGAAATAGGAAAAAGATAGAAATTAGAAGCATTTCATAGAACTTATTACAACAGATACATGTTACAAATCACTATCACTATGATATGATATACAGCAGATGCGCTATCTATCGCCCATGAAACTCCTAGTACTATACAGATTACAGAAGTGGCCAAAACTGAAAGAATTATTCCAATGTAAGTACATGGCAGCATAGCATACACTCAACAACCATCATCACATAACATGCCATATTTACcaggaaaatcaaaattttggcAAATGGATCAGAATGATCACAAAACTCATGACCAGTTTCAATGAAGTTTTCTTCCCTTGGTTCTTTAAAGTTTGCCATCAAAAGAATCCAAGTTTTGTTAGAAACTTGTTTACCGTGTCTTGGCCCCATTTGATGTCATTTTGCACGGTATTGTCATCATCTGGCTCGTAGTTTGGCCAGTCTTCCATTTCTGGGGACAAATGAGACTCTTCATGTTGTTTATTGTAAAGCAGCTCTGGTCCATTATTGATGGTTGCATTTATCTCTTGGGGTATGGCATCATCAGTTTCTTCCTCCTTACTGAACTGAACATTTTCAGTTTAAGCACAACATTAAAGAGTTATCAAACTACTTAACAGCTGCATGATTTAAAGAATGCAAAATCATCACCAACCCTACTCTCATTATATGGATTCAACTACAAGAGTCAAACAATGCCATAATATTCTACTGTAAATATGGACAAAATACGAATTTTTAGACCCTTTTCAATGTTTTTGACTATGATTTTAATTGGTTTCTCTTAATAGAAAAGtgagaagagatgaaaataaaTGTGGCCACACATCATACAGCTTAAAGAAGAGGAGAGAAGTACCAATAAAGTAACtcattatatttgattaaaatgatAAACGCACATTGACTATAGATAAGTGCTCTATATATAGATATTATTTCTGACAAGCAAATATTACTCTTAATATCTCTCTACCTCTAGAAATTAGTATATCTGTCTTCTCCACACATGCTCAAACTACCCAAGGCAAGTTTCTATACACCGGCTTAAAAATGGCAAAAACTGCCCATCCCTATGAAGCTCAACATTTATCAGAAATTTATTGCAAAACAACTGTCAGATGCCTGTAGTCAAGGGCAAGGAGTTATTCTATTTATATAATGGGGAAACTTTATTGGAAATTTATTGCAAAACACGTGTCAGTTGCTTGTAGTCAAGGGTAAGTAAGGAGTTACTGTATTTTGTATAATGGGGAAACTTGTATTATAAGATGTGAATATAATTTATGGCAAAGCTAGATGGAATGTTGGATTAGTCTTTCTAACCAGTTCCAGACTCTGAATAAATTTTGACAATTATTGGTTTCTGTAAttcaaacaaccaaaaacaAATTGCAAAATGTTAAACATTTTACCATATAATTGTAAAAGCACTTCATCAATGGTCAAGATTCATTTAATTAATGGTAACAATAAGAATAGAAACagtttttcttctttccctTAGCCTTTAGATGCTTTCATTATGTATGAGAAACAAGCTGATGCACCATGGAGATGGAAAAAATTCCCTTCGTTGATAAACATAGATGATGGTACAAACAGAACAGGATACTactgtttattatttattcaccTATCCTCAAACAGGATTTCAATGTTCAAACCCTAAGCTCAAAATAACTTGTTCTTCAAAAGAAACAGAATCAAACAATTCTCTGCCAAAGGTAGTTGTGGACAAGTAAAGTAGGGAAAAGGTTAGAAGGGAAGGAGAAAGGGAAGGACACACTCATCAAGTGTTTACCTTAGCTATGTTCTGATCCTGAGTTTCAAAAGCTTCAACTGAAGTGTCCTTTTTAGTCGTTTCTTGAACTTCACCTTGGTCTGCTTCATCAGTTGGCTCAGTTGGTGGTATTGGTAAGCCAGGTACAAGAACAGGACCTTCTTCAAGATCAAATAAGCTGCTTTCCACAATTGTCTTTTCCTGGTTCTCCAGTGATGCAGGATTTCCATTTTGACCAAGATCATGTATTATATCATCATTTCCTGGACTATCTGCAGATTCTTCACTTGGTTGAAGTATActctttttattacttttgtGGCTTATACTGCTGATGAGATCCCCCGAAGAACTTATGTTTTCTACAACAATAGACATTGGCTTTTCCATTGAGGAAGAAATACTATTACCAGTGATTTGTTGCCGGACTGTTTCAGCAAGTGGTTCCTCCACAGCATGAATTTGGGTATCTTCTACAGATGATATTTCCAATGCTTTGGAATCCAGTTCTTCTTGAGGATTATTAAGAAATTCAGCTAAAGTTGGCACTTCAAAGTCAACTTGGGGTTCCTCATTTGGCTCGGCAAGTTGATCTTCCTCTGTTATAAATAAACCAATTACTTTTGGAgacaataaaaatttaagatagatagatttatatataatttttattatttttttaaagttttaaatttaatttttcaaaataatagaacatatttattcCCACTTTCAAAACCGTTGCTTCCTTCTAATCTGAATTATGTCCTCAAACAAGACTTAATGTCCAAATATATTGTCATTGattgaataaattatattacttaATGTCCGAATATCATTTCCTGGACTATCTGCAGATTCTTCACTTGGTTGAAGTATActctttttattacttttgtGGCTTATACTGCTGATGAGATCCCCCGAAGAACTTATGTTTTCTACAACAATAGACATTGGCTTTTTTCCATTGAGGAAGAAATACTATTACCAGTGATTTGTTGCCGAACTGTTTCAGCAAGTGGTTCCTCCACAGACTGAATTTGGGTATCTTCTACAGACGATATTTCCGATGCTTTGGAATCCAGTTCTTCTTGAGGATTATTAAGAAATTCAGCTAAAGTTGGCACTTCAAAGTCAACCTGGGGTTCCTCATTTGGCTCGGCAAGTTGATCTTCCTCTGTTATTTTCTGAAGTTCTACATTCTCCCAATCTTCGAGAACAACTATTCTATTCTTAGTTTCCCAAGTGTGGATCAATCGATCCGACCCTGGCTGCCAAATAATATCCCCCCCTTCTCCTTCCAGTATGAACTTATACTGGAATGTTTGTCCAGCAGGCATATCCTGATTACACAAAGGAAGCATATACAACATTTATAAAAGTTTTTGATCCaacaatattttcaaattctgaaCAGATTTTACTCACCAGCTCCACAGCCCATACATGTCCTTCAGACCATGTCATGGGTAATGCCTCTAAAGGGTCCCATGAACCAAGCACAGGATCACCTCCAACTATAAGAAACTGTTCACCAAAATTACAACTCTTTTCTAACTGGAACGATACATGAACAAACTTTGATTCATCTGCACAACAAATTACAATGTTGGGATTTTGAGTTCCACGGCATATATATGTAgtagaaaaaatacaaaaggtcaTTAGAACCCACTTGTTTGTTCACTTTGTTGAGCCTGAGGCTCCACAGTCTCCAAGTCCACCTGCAACATTTTATTCGGGCCAAGAGACTGTCTCATCAAACATGCCAAAATCTTGTACGTtctcaatttatttaatgtaaataCAACAACTAGACAACCATTTCTTAACGAATTTCCCCACATAACAGAAAAGCCAATTAGTTTGGGAACAAAACATGGATTTAGTTCTTTAAATACTTTTAGTGTTGTTCTGCAATCAGAATTTGACTCCAATTGAAAAACAGTACTAAAAGTATTAAGAAAttgcatctaagttttgtctttCATTTGGCTCATATCCTCTTGAATTATACAAAATCATTGAAATAAATTCTCAAGACAGTAAAGAGGCTCCACCAGTAACACCAAAGCAACTGAGAAAACTTCAAACCCGAAATATGCTGGAAAGAATCGTACCAAGCTataaaaaacaaagtaaatTGTTGAAGTCGCCAAACATTTCAAGAAATAACCATTCCCATaaaagggaaacaaaaaaagaaagtgtcAATGGAATCAGAACCCAGAAGTCTAGCATAGCAGTAATACGAAATGTTTCGTAACAAGTTTTGGATCTACGCATACTCATACAAAAGGGAGAATATTTAGCGTAtaaaaagaaaccaaaaggtGAGAAGAAACTGGGCAAGCTACTAGCAAACACGAAATTtcagaaaaaggaaagaaaaaaaaaagcaagaaaagaaaaagaagcatcTTTTGAAAACCCAACAAGAATCACCCCCACTTGAAAGCAAACATGTTCCTAACATGCAAACAAGAAACACCCCAAAAAGACCAAGAACAAACAAAAGAATCATGATAGTtccaacaaagaaaaacaaaaatgtgaaactaagcatagaaaaaaaaagaagcaaacctGGTCCTTTGGTGGCACTGCATGAACAGGGTAAAGATCATTGTTTCGAACCAGTTTCAGGAGCAATAAATTCCAtccctttttctcatttttggaACGAAGGGTGAAGCAGAATTCGGGTCTATCAGAAACACAAAGGGGAACTCTGGGAGAGAAGGGTCCTAGAGTCTCGACCATGGCCTTAGAACAAGAGCTTGTGAGGGCTTTCATCATTGGTGAAGTTTGTTGTGCCACACAACAATGAGTTTCTGGGGTGAGAGTGAGACACTGGCTTGGTTTTTAGTTCCCTTCTTCGATCGCTTTAGTAGTTGAGAATCTTGAATCTATCTGTGGTGCTGACGGCGAGGGTCGTTTTATATAGTGGTGGGGTTTAAGCAGTTTGTTTATCCACGTGTATGTGTCATGTGGACAGGAAGTGGCATCACTCGAATTGGTTCAcgtttttttaagtgaaatttagtgctatattttttatttttctaaatattttaacattttagttttataaaatttcaaacttctattttatattttaataaaagagaaaatagtattaaaaatataaaatatattcacaCTGCAATTCAATTACGCTTTATAAATGATTAtgtttcataaatttttttacttttagaataaatattttagaagtGATATGTAAATCTATTTTACACCGAAAATACATAATCAGTAAAttctcaataataaaaatatgttattttcatgtaatttttataaaaaataaactatattttgagaaattttggggaaataaaaatatatttacattatttttacactattattttttataaaaatggaaataaaatgagattgatctttttacttttttaacataaaagataaatatgataataataaaaaatgacaacaaGTGTTTGAAAAATCATATTGActcagaaaataaaagtaacatGTTTTTGGTATAAGTATATATTTAGAATAGTGACAATTTTACATGAGTATGAGTCCTTGTTTAACATGAATCTACGCAGGTTTAATTTGACAAGGAATTATAGTGAAAGACTAAAATGACCACATAAAAGAACAACGACCAAAGATTTAGATGAGGTTAATGAGTAATTTTGAATTTACATTACTTTATTATTTGgatagaagataaaaataataaatataatagataATATAGAACGGTTGAAATATATATGCACAGGTGAACCATTTTTTCCTTAGATTCTGCAAtagtttagtgtttattttgttgCGTAAATGACATCAAATATACATATTGGACTGGCATATAAGCACTTGCTAATCCTACATTTATTCTCaacaaattaaacttttattgatccaaaattaatcatttttccaATACCCCTCAAGGCTCAAGTTTCTCGACAACTTTTTCTTCGACATTAACCTTATAACGGTAACGTTTAACACTAAACAAGATATAGACAAGATTAATCAAAGCTAACCCAACTATCAGGAAGTAATAGTAGTCCAATCTTCCAGCAATGATGTCatcattcaatcaatcaattccACCATGCTTTCGAGTCAATTGGTGCACAACATTAACCACCAAGGTTCCAACATAAATTGAAAATGCCACCACAAGATATTGCAAAGAGTTTCCTATGCTTTTCATTTTATCTGGTGACTCAGTGTTGTAGAACTGAATGTGTCCAACAAGTGTAAACATCTCACACAATCCCAAAAACACAAATTGTGGTGCCAACCACATTGCATTCATGAGTGCACCATGTGAAATAGCCACACCCCTATTAACAATAATCAGCTGTTGGATGACAATCATgcagaaaaaggaaacaaagagcCGTTGGAAACAAATCCCTATGATTATGCTACTGATAATGGAAAGCTATTGAAAGACTAATCTGCTTTAAGTGGCACAAATCAATCTGACAAATAAACCTGATTGCAGCTAACCATATTTAGGAAACTTATTCTATATTTAGAATTTCCTAATCTGCAATCAATTCacatttaattactttatgCAGAATCATTATACACTATGCTATATAATTATCTCTTGTCTCTCTTGTATTGTAGCTGTGTGTtcacttttataataaaagttataccatttatcaattttcttcttGGTATCTAGAGGCTTTGCGAACACCTTGCTACACCATGACTTCTTCCTTCTCTCTAAATATTTGCAATTTCATCACTCTCAGACTCACCCTTACAAACTACCCACTATGGCGTGAACAAGCCTTAGCCTTAGCAGAAAGTCAAGACTTGGTTGGTTACCTTACGAATGATGATccagccccccccccccccccctcaataAACCACACCAAATTCCAATGACACAACAAACACagaaaattttgttccaaaattaaCTAATGAATTCATTGCTTGGCACAAGATAGATTGTCTTCTTCGAGGGTGGATAATTGGAACACTCTTTGAGGAAGCACTTTGACTCATTGTTGGCTTAGACACTGCCCATGTTGTTTGGACTACACTTAAAGATTCATATGTGGAAGACTTGTAAGAACGTGAATTCACACTCCGTCAACAAATCACATACCTCTGTAAGGAAGAAGATCAAAGTATTGGTGAACACATCCGCACTTTCAAAGGTTTATGTGACAACCTTGCTGCAATTGGGAAACCTGTCccagaaaaagagaaagttttCTATCTCCTCACAAGCCTCGGGCACGAGTGTGAAACATTCACAACAACCATGCTAAAACCTCCAAGGCCATCATACTCTGAGTTAATCTCACAACTCCAAAGTCATGATCAATGTCGCAATTGGTTCTCTATTCATTCCAATACGCATAACTCTTCCACTCCTCAAGTGGCTTTCTATGGTGAACAACAATGATCTCATAAGTTTTCCTCTCAACATCAAAGGAATTTTCAAACCTTCACGTCAACTGGGAGAGGATTTCAGGTTCAACAACCCAGGAACCAAACTAAAAGCCAAACCCTTATGAGCACACAACAGAGACGTCCTCCACCACTGGGACAACGTCGTATGACTCTTGCAGAACGAGAATAGTATCGGAATGAAAAATGTCAATACTATGATAAAATGGGCCATATAGCAAAGATATGTTGGTGGGTGTCCAAGAAACCAACTCAATTTGATGATATACCTCAAAATAATATTACTCTACCTCTTCATGATGTCTTACTTGTCcctgatttaacaaaaaaattgttttctataAGCCAACTAACAAAACAATTTCCTGTTAACTGTGAGTTTTCTAATGCTGATTTTTGTGTTAAGGAATGAGAAACAAGGAAATAGATTATCACCGAGAGGCGCAAGGGTGACTTATATGTTCTCTCCCCTATGttgaaatcatatttttctaATCGTTTCAAATCAGGATCAACAGACATTTGGCATCAACGTCTAGGACATCCTCAAATAAAGGCTTTACTATTACTAAAAAACAAAGGATTAATTGATGTAGTTGGAACCTTGAAATCTAAACATCTTTGTGATAGTTGTCAATTGAGAAAACTTACTAAATtgcctttctcttcttctgaACATTCTAGTTCTTCTATCTTTGAAAAAATACATCGTGATTTATGGG harbors:
- the LOC114406163 gene encoding uncharacterized protein LOC114406163; the encoded protein is MMKALTSSCSKAMVETLGPFSPRVPLCVSDRPEFCFTLRSKNEKKGWNLLLLKLVRNNDLYPVHAVPPKDQVDLETVEPQAQQSEQTNESKFVHVSFQLEKSCNFGEQFLIVGGDPVLGSWDPLEALPMTWSEGHVWAVELDMPAGQTFQYKFILEGEGGDIIWQPGSDRLIHTWETKNRIVVLEDWENVELQKITEEDQLAEPNEEPQVDFEVPTLAEFLNNPQEELDSKASEISSVEDTQIQSVEEPLAETVRQQITEEDQLAEPNEEPQVDFEVPTLAEFLNNPQEELDSKALEISSVEDTQIHAVEEPLAETVRQQITGNSISSSMEKPMSIVVENISSSGDLISSISHKSNKKSILQPSEESADSPGNDDIIHDLGQNGNPASLENQEKTIVESSLFDLEEGPVLVPGLPIPPTEPTDEADQGEVQETTKKDTSVEAFETQDQNIAKFSKEEETDDAIPQEINATINNGPELLYNKQHEESHLSPEMEDWPNYEPDDDNTVQNDIKWGQDTVNKFLTKLGFF